The Acinetobacter defluvii genome includes a region encoding these proteins:
- the purD gene encoding phosphoribosylamine--glycine ligase: protein MNILVLGNGGREHALAWKIAQDDKVAKVFVAPGNAGSATENKCENVALNILDNAAIIDFAKNNAVDLVIVGPEAPLVNGVVDACREAGVKIWGPTQFAAQLEGSKAFAKHFLKRHNIPTAFYDVFTEVDAAKAFVEKNGAPIVIKADGLAAGKGVIVAMTNQEAFDAIDDMLAGNKFGDAGSRVVIEEFLAGEEASFICMIDGDNILPMATSQDHKRIFEGDQGPNTGGMGAYSPAPVVTADVFEKTMREVMRPTVDGMKADGHVYTGFLYAGLMIDEQGQPKVIEFNCRFGDPETQPIMMRLKSSLVDLVEAGIAGNLPAEADWDERKTVGIVLASKGYPETSSNGDVISGLDTEMADAKVFHAGTKANENGDIVTAGGRVLCVTALGNTIGEAQAKALELCKKVTFDGVQYRKDIGYRAIARENA from the coding sequence ATGAATATTTTAGTTTTGGGTAATGGCGGTCGTGAACATGCACTTGCATGGAAAATCGCTCAAGATGACAAAGTCGCAAAAGTATTTGTAGCACCGGGTAATGCAGGTTCTGCAACTGAAAATAAATGTGAAAATGTTGCCTTAAATATTTTAGACAATGCTGCGATTATCGACTTTGCAAAAAATAATGCCGTTGATTTAGTGATTGTTGGTCCTGAAGCACCACTTGTAAATGGTGTCGTTGATGCATGCCGTGAAGCGGGTGTTAAAATCTGGGGGCCAACACAGTTCGCTGCACAGCTTGAAGGCTCGAAAGCATTTGCCAAACACTTCCTAAAACGCCATAACATTCCAACAGCTTTTTATGATGTATTTACTGAAGTAGATGCAGCAAAAGCGTTTGTTGAAAAAAATGGTGCGCCGATCGTGATCAAAGCGGATGGTCTTGCGGCAGGTAAAGGTGTCATCGTTGCGATGACCAATCAAGAAGCATTTGATGCGATTGATGACATGCTGGCTGGCAACAAATTTGGTGATGCAGGTTCACGTGTCGTCATCGAAGAATTCCTTGCAGGTGAAGAAGCATCATTCATTTGTATGATTGATGGCGACAACATTTTACCAATGGCAACTTCTCAAGATCACAAACGTATTTTTGAAGGCGACCAAGGTCCAAACACGGGTGGTATGGGGGCTTACTCTCCTGCGCCTGTTGTAACTGCAGATGTGTTTGAAAAAACTATGCGTGAAGTGATGCGCCCAACTGTTGACGGTATGAAAGCAGATGGTCACGTTTATACAGGTTTCTTATATGCTGGCTTGATGATTGATGAACAAGGTCAGCCTAAAGTGATTGAATTCAACTGCCGTTTTGGTGATCCTGAAACTCAACCGATCATGATGCGTTTAAAATCATCACTTGTTGATTTGGTTGAAGCAGGTATTGCTGGTAATTTACCTGCGGAAGCTGATTGGGATGAGCGTAAAACTGTCGGTATCGTTTTAGCGTCAAAAGGCTATCCTGAAACTTCTAGCAATGGTGATGTAATTTCAGGCTTAGACACTGAAATGGCGGATGCTAAAGTATTCCATGCAGGCACGAAAGCCAATGAAAATGGCGACATCGTAACTGCAGGTGGTCGTGTACTTTGCGTAACAGCTTTGGGTAATACCATTGGTGAAGCACAAGCTAAAGCTTTAGAGCTTTGTAAAAAAGTAACGTTTGATGGTGTTCAATACCGTAAAGATATTGGGTATCGTGCG
- the purH gene encoding bifunctional phosphoribosylaminoimidazolecarboxamide formyltransferase/IMP cyclohydrolase, which yields MTIKRALISVSDKTGIVEFAQNLAALGVEILSTGGTYKLLKDNNVTVVEVSEHTGFPEMMDGRVKTLHPKIHGGILARRGLDEAVMAEHNIDAIDLVVVNLYPFAATVAKPNCSLADAIENIDIGGPTMVRAAAKNHASVGIVVNASDYATVVEELKANGALSHATRFDLAVKAFEHTAQYDGMIASYLGARVGVEAGQADKFARTFNTQLNKVQDLRYGENPHQSAAFYVEDTATEASVSTAKQLQGKELSYNNIADTDAALECVKSFAKPACVIVKHANPCGVAVSLDGIQAAYDLAYATDPESAFGGIIAFNRELDVATAQVIVDRQFVEVIIAPSIAEGVLEVTGAKKNVRVLVCGELPKIDERKAQLDYKRVNGGLLVQDQDLGMITKDDLRVVTKRAPTEAEIDDLIFAWKVAKYVKSNAIVYAKNRQTIGVGAGQMSRVNSARIAAIKAEHAGLVVEGAVMASDAFFPFRDGIDNAAKAGIKCIIQPGGSMRDEETIAAADEAGIAMVFTGMRHFRH from the coding sequence ATGACTATTAAACGCGCTTTAATCTCTGTTTCAGATAAAACTGGAATCGTTGAATTTGCCCAAAACCTTGCTGCTCTTGGGGTGGAAATTTTATCTACAGGTGGTACATACAAGTTGCTAAAAGACAACAATGTTACTGTCGTTGAAGTTTCAGAGCATACTGGTTTTCCAGAAATGATGGATGGTCGTGTGAAAACGCTACATCCGAAAATTCATGGAGGGATTCTAGCTCGCCGTGGTCTAGATGAAGCTGTAATGGCAGAACATAACATTGATGCGATCGATTTAGTTGTTGTAAATTTATATCCATTTGCTGCGACTGTGGCTAAACCAAACTGTTCACTTGCGGATGCAATCGAAAATATCGATATTGGTGGTCCGACAATGGTGCGTGCTGCTGCGAAAAACCATGCGTCTGTGGGTATTGTTGTCAATGCCTCTGACTATGCAACTGTGGTTGAAGAGTTAAAAGCAAACGGTGCTTTATCTCATGCGACTCGTTTTGACTTAGCTGTTAAAGCATTTGAACACACTGCACAATATGACGGCATGATCGCTTCTTACTTAGGCGCACGTGTCGGTGTCGAGGCAGGTCAAGCGGATAAATTTGCACGTACTTTCAATACCCAATTAAACAAGGTGCAAGACCTTCGTTACGGTGAAAACCCGCATCAATCAGCTGCGTTCTATGTAGAAGATACTGCGACTGAAGCGTCTGTTTCTACAGCGAAACAACTTCAAGGTAAAGAACTATCTTATAACAACATCGCAGATACAGATGCAGCACTGGAATGTGTAAAATCATTTGCAAAACCTGCGTGCGTGATCGTTAAACATGCAAACCCTTGTGGTGTTGCGGTTTCTTTAGATGGTATTCAAGCTGCTTATGACCTTGCTTATGCAACCGATCCTGAATCTGCATTTGGTGGCATTATTGCATTCAACCGTGAATTAGATGTTGCAACAGCGCAAGTAATTGTTGACCGTCAATTCGTTGAAGTGATCATTGCACCGAGTATTGCTGAAGGCGTACTTGAAGTGACTGGCGCGAAGAAAAACGTCCGTGTACTTGTATGTGGTGAATTACCAAAAATTGATGAACGTAAAGCTCAACTTGATTATAAACGTGTAAACGGTGGTTTACTGGTTCAAGATCAAGACTTAGGCATGATTACTAAAGATGATCTTAGAGTTGTGACTAAACGTGCGCCAACTGAAGCTGAAATTGATGATTTAATCTTTGCTTGGAAAGTTGCGAAATACGTTAAATCAAACGCAATTGTGTATGCTAAAAACCGTCAAACCATTGGTGTAGGCGCAGGTCAAATGAGCCGTGTAAACTCTGCTCGTATTGCTGCGATCAAAGCTGAACATGCTGGCTTAGTGGTTGAAGGTGCTGTAATGGCATCTGACGCATTCTTCCCATTCCGTGATGGTATTGATAATGCTGCGAAAGCAGGCATCAAATGCATTATCCAACCGGGTGGTTCTATGCGTGATGAAGAAACCATTGCTGCTGCGGATGAAGCAGGAATTGCAATGGTCTTCACTGGCATGCGTCATTTCCGTCACTAA
- the fis gene encoding DNA-binding transcriptional regulator Fis, translating into MNSKSPIFTAQSDVALRIHVDRAVRHYFAQLQGEQPSQVYDMVLAEMEKPLLSVVLEYTRGNQTRAAEILGLNRGTLRKKLKAHGLMSE; encoded by the coding sequence ATGAATAGCAAATCTCCTATTTTTACTGCACAATCTGATGTCGCTCTTCGTATTCACGTAGATCGCGCAGTTCGTCACTATTTTGCACAATTGCAAGGTGAGCAACCATCTCAAGTGTACGACATGGTGCTAGCAGAAATGGAGAAACCTCTTTTATCTGTTGTTTTAGAATATACTCGCGGCAATCAAACACGTGCTGCTGAAATTCTAGGCCTTAACCGTGGGACTTTGCGTAAAAAGTTAAAAGCTCACGGTTTAATGAGTGAATAA
- a CDS encoding zinc-ribbon and DUF3426 domain-containing protein, with translation MSDKQTRCPNCLTLYKVSVMQLTIAEGMVCCPKCSTEFNALLNLVQISINLDQDSPLTAKDAQVSFNQLPTGDLSQFNIGHEAITEFFNRKIQNSNIDLRTYLNTLKFVEDSALNVFPSLHLATHHNHKSHQHLQKTRLYYVMWTLINIALVSILSFQILWFNPNLLDRYPILNSIFTQTCSVLRCETIDQRYKQIQIKNLQVKALNNQETEFSGQLLNQFSKSLELPLIKATVYKENTKIKTFIVSPQDYLVNSLAGIKRIPQNSPYAFKFELSIQKNSIDSWKLEIIHP, from the coding sequence ATGAGTGATAAACAAACCCGCTGCCCAAATTGCTTAACTTTATATAAAGTTTCGGTTATGCAACTCACAATTGCTGAAGGTATGGTTTGTTGTCCCAAATGTTCAACAGAATTTAATGCTTTATTGAATTTAGTTCAGATTTCTATAAATTTAGACCAAGATTCCCCCCTAACAGCGAAAGATGCTCAGGTTTCTTTTAATCAACTACCGACAGGCGATTTGTCCCAATTTAATATTGGACATGAAGCGATTACTGAGTTTTTTAATCGTAAAATTCAAAACTCTAATATTGATCTACGCACTTATTTAAATACATTGAAATTTGTGGAAGACAGCGCACTCAATGTGTTCCCTTCTTTACACTTAGCTACCCATCACAATCATAAATCTCACCAACATCTGCAAAAAACACGTTTGTATTATGTGATGTGGACATTGATCAATATTGCATTGGTTTCTATTCTCAGTTTTCAAATTTTATGGTTTAACCCCAACTTATTAGATCGTTATCCTATTTTGAATAGCATTTTTACCCAGACCTGCTCTGTACTACGCTGTGAAACCATTGATCAACGTTATAAACAGATTCAAATTAAAAATCTGCAAGTCAAAGCACTCAACAACCAAGAAACAGAGTTTTCTGGACAATTACTCAATCAATTTTCCAAAAGTTTAGAACTGCCCCTGATCAAAGCAACTGTATATAAAGAAAATACAAAAATTAAAACCTTTATTGTTTCTCCACAAGACTATTTAGTAAACAGTTTAGCTGGAATTAAACGTATTCCACAAAATAGCCCGTATGCATTTAAATTTGAACTTTCTATTCAAAAAAATAGCATTGACAGCTGGAAATTAGAAATTATTCACCCTTAA
- the prmA gene encoding 50S ribosomal protein L11 methyltransferase → MKWLQIHITVEKSQVDFTETLLGSLGAVSVTLDDAENQDLLEPLPGETPLWNKVIVTGIYAQEDDEEIDVAALETFIRTQLPSEPMRSEFLEDQAWERTWMDAYEPIQIAEKYWIVPEWMQAPEADAVNIKLDPGLAFGTGNHASTFLCLQWLGKTDVKDKIVIDYGCGSGILAVAALLLGAKKAYATDIDPQAVLATQQNAELNGVLDRLYVGLPEEFNQELAGQKADVFVANILAGPLMMLAEEFSTLIKPEGEFALAGVIEEQVSDVSDVYSQFFDILEVEKRDENWCRISGKRHQA, encoded by the coding sequence GTGAAGTGGTTACAAATTCATATTACTGTTGAGAAGTCACAAGTTGACTTTACTGAAACATTACTTGGTTCATTGGGCGCAGTCAGTGTGACTTTAGATGATGCGGAAAACCAAGATTTGTTAGAACCACTTCCAGGTGAAACGCCACTTTGGAACAAAGTCATTGTTACGGGTATTTATGCACAAGAAGATGATGAGGAAATTGATGTTGCTGCTTTAGAAACATTTATTCGCACTCAACTCCCAAGCGAGCCAATGCGTAGTGAGTTTTTAGAAGATCAAGCATGGGAACGCACTTGGATGGATGCTTATGAACCCATTCAAATTGCTGAAAAATATTGGATTGTACCTGAATGGATGCAAGCACCTGAAGCAGATGCAGTGAATATTAAACTCGATCCGGGTCTGGCTTTTGGTACAGGCAATCACGCTTCAACATTCCTATGCCTACAATGGTTAGGAAAAACCGATGTTAAAGATAAAATCGTGATCGACTACGGTTGTGGTTCAGGCATTTTAGCAGTTGCAGCACTACTGTTAGGGGCTAAAAAAGCGTATGCAACCGATATCGACCCACAAGCTGTTTTAGCAACGCAGCAAAATGCAGAGCTGAATGGTGTCTTAGATCGACTCTATGTTGGCTTACCAGAAGAATTTAACCAAGAACTTGCAGGTCAAAAAGCAGATGTATTTGTAGCAAATATTTTGGCAGGTCCTTTAATGATGCTTGCGGAAGAGTTCTCAACTTTAATCAAACCTGAGGGCGAATTCGCACTTGCAGGTGTGATTGAAGAGCAAGTATCTGATGTTTCTGATGTTTATTCTCAGTTTTTTGATATATTAGAAGTCGAAAAACGTGATGAAAATTGGTGTCGTATTTCTGGAAAACGTCATCAAGCTTAA
- a CDS encoding bile acid:sodium symporter family protein encodes MDSGIITIMLPLALAIIMIGLGLELTLKDFARVGKHPKAVLIALFCQLVLLVGIAFILCKILALPPLLAVGLMLLAASPGGSTANLFSYLFKGDIALNITLTAINSVIAAFTLPIIVNFAIQHFMNDGQQITLQFSKILQVFAIIIVPVCIGMLIRHFAPHFTEKLNKPLRIFAVVFLVLIIIGAIAKERHQIFEYLTQVGLATVLFCIASLLIGYFVPRLFGINSAQARACAFEIGIHNSTLAMTLALTVLANTTIAMPAAVYSIFMYVFAAIFGMLLNKFNPIQVPSPSLAESK; translated from the coding sequence ATGGATTCAGGAATCATCACAATTATGTTACCGCTAGCACTTGCCATCATTATGATTGGTCTAGGTTTAGAGCTGACATTAAAAGATTTTGCGCGTGTTGGTAAGCACCCCAAAGCGGTACTGATTGCTTTATTTTGCCAATTGGTATTGTTGGTCGGCATTGCTTTTATTTTATGTAAGATTTTGGCTTTACCACCTTTATTGGCAGTCGGTTTAATGTTATTAGCAGCATCACCGGGTGGAAGTACCGCCAATTTATTTAGCTATTTATTTAAAGGTGATATTGCACTCAATATTACTCTGACTGCAATAAATTCTGTCATTGCAGCCTTTACTTTACCGATCATCGTTAATTTTGCGATTCAACACTTTATGAATGATGGTCAGCAAATTACTCTCCAATTCAGTAAAATTTTACAAGTATTTGCCATCATCATTGTTCCTGTTTGTATTGGCATGTTGATTCGACATTTTGCGCCACATTTCACAGAAAAACTCAATAAACCGCTACGAATTTTTGCAGTTGTATTTTTAGTACTTATTATCATCGGCGCAATTGCTAAGGAACGACATCAAATTTTTGAATATTTAACCCAAGTTGGTTTAGCCACAGTTTTATTTTGTATTGCCAGTTTGCTGATTGGTTACTTTGTACCACGTTTATTCGGCATCAACAGCGCACAGGCACGTGCTTGCGCTTTTGAAATTGGCATTCATAACAGCACCTTAGCTATGACTTTGGCACTCACCGTACTTGCGAACACGACGATTGCTATGCCAGCAGCAGTGTATTCTATTTTTATGTATGTTTTCGCTGCTATTTTTGGCATGTTATTAAATAAATTCAATCCTATTCAAGTACCTAGCCCTTCATTGGCTGAAAGTAAATAG
- the mnmG gene encoding tRNA uridine-5-carboxymethylaminomethyl(34) synthesis enzyme MnmG has protein sequence MHYPKVYDVIVIGGGHAGTEAALAAARMGRQTLLLTHNIETLGQMSCNPAIGGIGKSHLVREIDALGGAMALAADKGGIQFRILNSRKGAAVRATRAQADRIRYKAAIRHTLENQANLDIFQQAADDLLVEGDTVKGVVTQMGIRFDAKTVVLTTGTFLGGVIHVGLNNASGGRAGDPPSISLAARLRELKLPVGRLKTGTPPRIDARSVDFSVMTPQPGDFPSPTMSFMGDVSMHPEQVNCYITHTNERTHEIIRGGLDRSPMYTGVIEGVGPRYCPSIEDKINKFADKNSHQVFLEPEGLDTHELYPNGISTSLPFDVQFALVRSIRGMENAHILRPGYAIEYDYFNPQALKFSLETKAINNLYFAGQINGTTGYEEAGAQGLLAGLNAARRAWDQEQWTPKRDEAYMGVLVDDLITLGTKEPYRMFTSRAEYRLMLREDNADQRLTAIGREMGLVDDARWANYCEKMEAVETEKGRLQHLWAAPNNPLGKKFVEMTGDDLSKETNAIDLLKRPNINFAQIAELTNSEVTAFVGEQIEIAVKYAGYINRQQEDVAQMKRLEETRIPANFDYDVVSGLSREITLKLKDVRPETLAQAGRIPGVTPAAVQLVMITIRKNNAAKKSA, from the coding sequence ATGCATTATCCTAAAGTTTACGATGTCATTGTTATCGGTGGCGGTCACGCAGGTACCGAAGCAGCGCTTGCTGCGGCACGTATGGGTCGACAGACTTTACTCCTTACTCATAATATTGAGACTTTAGGGCAGATGAGCTGTAACCCAGCGATTGGTGGTATTGGCAAGTCTCATCTTGTACGTGAGATTGATGCGCTAGGCGGTGCGATGGCATTGGCTGCCGATAAAGGCGGTATCCAGTTTCGTATTTTAAACTCACGTAAAGGTGCAGCAGTTCGTGCCACACGTGCTCAAGCAGATCGCATCCGTTATAAAGCTGCGATTCGTCATACTCTAGAAAATCAAGCAAACTTAGATATTTTTCAACAAGCTGCGGATGATTTGTTGGTTGAAGGCGACACTGTCAAAGGTGTTGTCACCCAAATGGGCATCCGCTTTGATGCCAAAACAGTGGTGTTGACTACAGGCACATTCTTAGGTGGTGTGATTCATGTCGGCTTAAATAATGCCTCTGGTGGTCGTGCGGGTGATCCTCCTTCAATTTCATTGGCAGCACGTTTACGTGAGTTAAAACTTCCAGTTGGACGTTTAAAAACAGGTACACCACCACGTATAGATGCACGTTCTGTAGATTTTTCTGTGATGACCCCACAACCGGGTGATTTCCCATCCCCAACCATGTCGTTTATGGGGGATGTGTCCATGCACCCTGAGCAAGTAAATTGTTATATTACACATACCAATGAACGTACTCACGAGATTATTCGTGGTGGTTTAGATCGTTCCCCAATGTATACAGGGGTGATCGAAGGGGTTGGTCCACGTTATTGCCCTTCTATTGAAGATAAAATCAATAAATTTGCGGATAAAAACTCACATCAAGTGTTCTTAGAGCCTGAAGGTTTAGATACACACGAGTTGTACCCAAATGGTATTTCAACGTCTTTACCGTTTGATGTGCAGTTTGCGTTGGTACGTTCGATTCGTGGTATGGAAAATGCTCACATTCTTCGTCCAGGTTATGCGATTGAATATGATTATTTTAATCCTCAAGCATTAAAATTCTCTTTGGAAACGAAAGCGATCAATAATTTGTACTTTGCTGGTCAAATTAATGGGACTACAGGTTATGAAGAAGCTGGTGCGCAAGGTTTATTGGCAGGTTTGAATGCTGCTCGCCGTGCGTGGGATCAAGAACAATGGACACCAAAACGTGATGAAGCGTATATGGGTGTGCTTGTAGATGATTTAATTACACTCGGTACCAAAGAACCGTATCGTATGTTTACTTCTCGTGCGGAATATCGTTTGATGCTACGTGAAGACAATGCTGATCAACGCTTAACTGCCATTGGTCGTGAAATGGGCTTGGTAGATGATGCTCGTTGGGCAAATTACTGCGAAAAAATGGAAGCAGTGGAAACAGAAAAAGGACGTTTACAACACCTTTGGGCTGCACCTAACAATCCTTTAGGTAAAAAATTCGTTGAAATGACAGGTGATGACTTGTCGAAAGAAACGAATGCGATTGATTTGTTAAAACGTCCAAATATTAACTTTGCACAAATTGCTGAACTGACAAACTCAGAAGTAACTGCATTTGTTGGTGAGCAAATTGAAATTGCTGTAAAATATGCCGGTTATATTAATCGTCAACAAGAAGATGTTGCACAAATGAAGCGCTTGGAAGAAACGCGTATTCCTGCAAATTTTGATTATGATGTCGTTTCGGGTTTATCTCGTGAAATTACCTTGAAATTAAAAGATGTGCGTCCTGAAACATTGGCTCAGGCAGGTCGTATTCCCGGTGTAACACCAGCGGCAGTTCAGTTGGTGATGATTACGATTCGTAAGAATAATGCAGCGAAAAAATCTGCTTAA
- a CDS encoding TPR end-of-group domain-containing protein, with protein MSNLREYLKEQSKNQLTESLYTSFIHKYPNKESIINLSETEIDQIMWAYDKQAQLLYNTEQFEKCFDLYQQGFKIKEDHLGCNSNYAALFSEFAKKQNNESLLKQSIQQFEKILEIKPDDIDVLDNYAATLIHISRINNDKNMLDKSLAILQKIVKTMPSNTYNLACYYSITNQNDLAKDNLFKALTYDTLPNFDHLNTDKDLDNIRKELWFIELLEHLKAKEEVDKIA; from the coding sequence TTGAGTAATTTAAGAGAATATTTAAAAGAGCAATCAAAAAACCAATTAACAGAAAGTTTGTATACATCTTTTATTCATAAATATCCGAATAAAGAATCAATCATTAATTTAAGTGAAACTGAAATTGACCAAATTATGTGGGCTTATGATAAACAAGCACAACTACTATATAACACTGAACAATTTGAGAAATGTTTCGATTTATATCAACAAGGATTCAAAATAAAAGAAGATCATTTAGGTTGTAATTCCAATTATGCAGCCTTATTCAGTGAATTCGCAAAAAAGCAAAATAACGAAAGTCTATTGAAACAATCTATACAACAATTTGAAAAAATTTTAGAAATTAAGCCTGACGATATTGATGTTCTTGATAATTACGCTGCTACGTTAATCCACATTTCTAGAATAAACAATGATAAAAATATGTTAGATAAATCACTCGCTATATTACAAAAAATTGTAAAAACTATGCCATCTAATACTTATAATTTAGCATGTTATTATTCAATAACTAACCAAAATGATTTAGCTAAAGATAACTTATTTAAAGCACTCACTTATGATACGCTCCCCAATTTCGACCATTTAAATACAGATAAAGACCTAGATAACATCCGTAAGGAACTATGGTTTATTGAACTTTTAGAACATTTAAAAGCAAAAGAAGAAGTAGATAAAATTGCCTAA
- a CDS encoding IS3-like element ISAba14 family transposase (programmed frameshift), translated as MARRPRRNHSNDFKAKVALAAIKAEKTLAELSAEFDVHQNQIIDWKNQLISASSQAFDQSKAPTEPPIDLKKLHAKIGEQALEIGFFRRCVEETGPLQPQKLIDDSLQISVSKQAKLLKVSRGCYYYRPKPVSASDLKLMRCIDELHMQYPFAGSRMMRDLLNRQGHHIGRRHTRTLMKKMGIQALYCKPNLSQANQAHRKYPYLLKGLAIQRSNQVWSTDITYIPMAKGFVYLCAVIDWHSRKVLAHRVSISMEVDFCISALNEAIEKYGRPEIFNTDQGSQFTSDAFIDVLKSNGIQISMDGKGRWVDNVMVERLWRSVKYEEVYLKAYSSVTDAKKQLSAYFEFYNLKRPHSSLDKMTPNEFYYDQLPQQNKVA; from the exons ATGGCACGTAGACCAAGAAGAAATCATTCAAATGATTTTAAAGCTAAGGTAGCACTTGCTGCGATTAAAGCAGAAAAAACACTTGCTGAATTGAGTGCTGAGTTTGATGTTCATCAAAACCAAATTATTGACTGGAAAAATCAATTGATCTCAGCTTCCTCGCAAGCTTTCGATCAATCAAAAGCTCCAACAGAACCACCCATCGATCTAAAAAAACTACATGCAAAAATCGGTGAGCAGGCATTAGAAATTG GATTTTTTAGAAGGTGTGTTGAAGAAACTGGGCCGCTTCAACCACAAAAGTTAATCGACGACTCACTTCAGATTTCAGTATCTAAGCAAGCTAAGCTGCTGAAAGTCTCCCGTGGTTGTTATTACTATCGCCCAAAACCTGTGAGTGCATCAGATCTGAAGCTGATGCGATGTATTGATGAATTACATATGCAATATCCTTTTGCAGGCAGTCGTATGATGCGTGATTTGTTGAATCGTCAAGGACATCATATAGGACGACGTCATACACGTACTTTAATGAAGAAAATGGGTATTCAGGCGTTATATTGCAAACCAAATTTAAGCCAGGCTAATCAAGCTCACCGTAAATATCCATATCTGCTCAAAGGGTTGGCTATTCAGCGCAGTAATCAAGTGTGGTCTACGGATATAACGTATATCCCTATGGCAAAAGGCTTTGTTTATTTATGTGCTGTGATTGATTGGCATAGCCGCAAGGTACTTGCGCATAGGGTATCGATTAGTATGGAGGTGGATTTTTGTATTTCGGCTTTAAATGAAGCAATTGAAAAATATGGTCGACCTGAAATATTTAATACAGACCAAGGCAGCCAGTTTACCAGTGATGCATTTATTGATGTATTGAAATCAAATGGCATTCAAATCAGTATGGATGGTAAAGGTCGATGGGTAGATAATGTGATGGTTGAACGATTATGGCGGAGCGTTAAATATGAAGAGGTGTATCTCAAAGCTTATAGCAGTGTCACAGATGCGAAAAAGCAATTAAGTGCATATTTTGAGTTTTATAATTTGAAACGACCTCATTCGAGTCTAGACAAAATGACACCAAATGAGTTTTACTATGATCAGCTACCCCAACAAAACAAGGTGGCTTAA
- a CDS encoding RepB family plasmid replication initiator protein produces the protein MMQFKSTGYCNIPLKELRKILSLESLYSNAADLKRRVIDAACTEINEKSPYTVKYELIKKGNKFHSLELKFKKKNAEKEQLRCPDTIDMFEEQKNNFLKLSDAQVDSFGNQLSELSELSYLAREGESYKDLALRLKTMLRDPDQQPQLLPYLKKLGFKP, from the coding sequence ATGATGCAATTTAAGTCGACAGGTTATTGCAACATTCCCCTTAAAGAATTGCGTAAAATACTTTCTTTAGAAAGTCTATATTCAAATGCTGCTGATTTAAAAAGGCGTGTGATTGATGCTGCATGTACTGAAATTAATGAAAAATCCCCTTATACGGTTAAATATGAGCTAATTAAAAAGGGCAATAAATTTCATAGTCTTGAGCTAAAATTTAAGAAGAAAAATGCAGAAAAAGAGCAATTAAGATGCCCTGACACAATTGATATGTTTGAAGAACAGAAAAATAACTTCCTTAAACTGTCTGATGCTCAGGTTGATAGTTTTGGTAATCAATTATCAGAACTTTCTGAATTAAGTTATTTAGCTAGAGAGGGTGAAAGCTACAAAGATTTAGCATTAAGGCTTAAAACAATGCTTCGAGATCCTGACCAACAACCACAGCTTCTTCCATATTTAAAAAAACTAGGATTTAAACCATGA
- a CDS encoding mobilization protein: protein MTNESLEQRIAKQEERLKQQEERLKQLKAQKQAKDAREKAKQKEQNRKNDTRRKILLGSYLLKKMEDEAEKQKILAGINEYLTEDRDRKLFNLP from the coding sequence ATGACAAATGAATCTTTAGAACAGAGAATTGCTAAGCAGGAAGAACGCTTAAAGCAACAGGAAGAACGCTTAAAGCAGCTTAAAGCTCAAAAGCAGGCTAAAGACGCTCGTGAAAAGGCAAAACAGAAAGAACAAAATCGAAAAAACGATACCAGACGTAAAATTTTACTGGGTTCTTACTTGCTCAAGAAAATGGAAGATGAAGCAGAGAAACAAAAAATACTCGCTGGCATCAACGAGTATTTAACAGAAGATCGGGATAGAAAATTATTTAATCTGCCATAA